The following are encoded in a window of Candidatus Obscuribacterales bacterium genomic DNA:
- a CDS encoding HNH endonuclease, which produces MNPIPESMRQRVRQQAGDRCGYCRSLQKYVLGVLEIEHILPKVAGGSDQEDNLWLACRLCNSYKGVQTQAQDPVTGDTVRLFNPRHDRWRDHFIWTNQGIYVARLTAIGRATVIALRLNNPYAVAVRQAWISAGWHPPVEPSS; this is translated from the coding sequence GTGAATCCCATTCCTGAATCGATGCGCCAGCGGGTGCGGCAGCAAGCAGGCGATCGGTGCGGCTACTGCCGAAGCCTGCAAAAATATGTTTTGGGCGTTTTGGAAATTGAGCATATTCTTCCCAAGGTAGCCGGCGGCTCGGATCAGGAAGACAATCTTTGGCTGGCTTGCCGTCTATGTAATTCCTACAAAGGCGTCCAAACCCAGGCTCAAGATCCGGTGACCGGCGATACAGTAAGGCTGTTCAATCCTCGCCATGACCGTTGGCGTGATCATTTTATCTGGACAAATCAGGGAATTTACGTGGCTAGGTTAACGGCAATCGGACGAGCTACGGTGATCGCATTGCGACTCAATAACCCTTATGCTGTGGCTGTGCGGCAAGCCTGGATCTCTGCCGGGTGGCATCCTCCTGTTGAACCTTCATCCTAG